The window AGTCGTGAAGCTGCCCCTTTCATGTTTCCTCTAGCTTGCAACTAACACTACAGCAGGTGGTAGCATCATCCAATTTGCGAGCAAGTCTTCGACCCCGATCTCCGGCCGTATATCACCAACATCTATAACTGTTTCCAACTGGAATCTATATGAGCTCCTCAGAGAAGATCCGGATTTTGTAGCGGAGCTTCTGGAGCGGGCGACTCAGTTCACCCAGACTGTTGGATTCAAGCCCTCACCATACGCTGAACTCAAAAAAGTTTTTGATATTGGCGACTTGAAAGATGGGTTACAGCACCTTCAGCAAACACCGCATATTGGATTTGTCTCGCTATCTATGGCTGAAGACGGCTCAAGCACAGTTTCCGTATTGAATGACGATATTACAAAATCGCTGGAAGAGTCCGTTGAATCAGATGGCACATACCTGCTGACAGGTGGTCTTGGTGGCCTCGGAAGGAGCATAGCTGAGCTCCTTGTAAACAATGGTGCTCGACATCTAGCATTTGTTTCTCGGTCTGGCGCCTCATCGGATGCAGCGAGGGCATTCCTCAACGATCTACAGTCAAGAGGGATTGACGCGAAAGCCTTTTCTGTGGACATTTGCAACAAATCTGAGCTGGACTGTCTCATCAAAGACGTTATCAGCTTGAACATGCCACCCATACGTGGTGTGTTTCAATGTGCAGCGGTACTCAGGGATTCCGTTTTCAGTAACATGACCTTTTACGATTGGGACACGGCCATCAAGGTAAAGACTCTCGGCTCTTGGAATTTATACCATAGCATCTCGGCCGAGGGCCATGATCCCTTCTATATCTTCCTTGCCAGTTCATCCGGCATCATTGGCAACCGCGGTCAGGCCAACTACGCTGCAGGTAACTGCTTTCAAGACTCGTTTGCCAGATATCTCCAGAAACAGGGAGAGCGTGCCGTGGCCATTGACCTCGGTCCAGTCTTGGGAGCTGGTATGCTTGCCGAGAATGAAGACATTCTGGATACTTTACGatccaatggcttctttggtATTCCGCATGAAGATTTCCTTACCATTGTCAAGCATGCTATCACGGGAGAGATAACGCCAGGAGTACCCATTCCTCCTCAAATCACCGTTGCTGTTGGGACAGGAGGCATGAATGTCCAAATCAATGCTGCAGACCCATACTGGACTCGCACCGCACTCTACTCGTACCTCAACTTGGTTGACATTGCTCCACCGAATCTTCTCGCAGGTGGTGAGGCGAGTAATAAGGATATGAGAGCCATGCTTGTCTCAGCTAAAAGCTTCGAAGAGGCGACAGTGCTTGTCCGTGATGGTCTCTCCATTATGTTGTCCAAGGCGATGAATATGCTCCCTTCGGAGATTGATATGAATAAGTCACTGAACGCCTATGGCGTGGATTCTCTCGTGGCTGTTACGATTCGAAACTGGATTCTGAATAATTGCGGCGTTCAATTTTCCGTGTTTGAGATTCTCAGCGATTCGCCCATTACGGAGATGGCAAACGCAATCGCGGTGAAGGGAGGCTACGGCGGAGTGGGAACGGAGTGAACAAAGACGGAGCAAAGTGAAATGGAGAAAGGGAGTGAAGTTGGAAGAAAAGGCTACGCAAGAAGTAAGATAGGAGCACCAGGATGAAGGGAGATCATGGACGAGGCGAAAATGTAATAGCTAGTTGACAGGCGGAGAGAAAACAGAGCTCGATAGGTACAACAAGATGAATAGTTGAACAGGCAAAAAGATGATGCGATTTTTTGTACATCTGATAGAAAGTAATCAGGATCACTCATTGATGCACAAAAAAAGTAGAAGAGCCAATAGAGGCAAAAGTAAATGAACTGCGTAAtctgggaatcgaacccagggctCCCCGACGTTGCGGATGGCAACGGAGAATTTTACCACTAAACCAATTACGCGGGTTTCTTGTTGAAAGGCAGCGTCCTAATGCTAAACTATTAACGTTTCACAGAGAGTATGAGAATGCCGGAGCAATCAACGTCTTTGGGACCCAGCTTCCAAGTTATAAAAGGTGACGGGAATATTAATCAAGTATTATCCATCTCGTATGCTTTCTATCCATTCCATTAATTAATCACTAACAATACTCTACACAGTTGATTCTTGTCCCAGCTCCAACTGTATATCGGAGAGTCAAACGCTTTGttcctcgccctcctcgaCCTGAGCCTCAGTGCCCTGCTCATCCCACACGGCCTCTATCACGCTCATTTTGCAATTTTCTACCCTATGTACTCCCTGAAGAAATATTAGCGATCGAAAATCTTTCAGAGTTGAAGATACGGACTAGCATACCTTGAATTGGAACCTAGGGTCAGCTGCCTTGAATAGCTCGCAAAACTCTCTTTCCTCTCGCTCCTGTGCGTTGAGGAGAGTGCCCATGATCATGTCCATGCTTCTCAATAGCTTTTCATCCCACGGATTCTCTGATCCTGGTCCTCGTATGCAATAATCATTGATGATCACCCGAGCGCCGGGCTTTAGAGCAGGAATGAGATTCTTCAGGATCGAAACGGCGTAAGGATTTGAATAGTTGTGAAAAATCCACCGGAAATAGTAGACTAGCATCATTTCCAAGTCAGCAACAGTTTGCATAGAACTGGAAATAGACGACGAGTGAAAAGCGACTTACTATCAGCACCCTTGACAGGTTGCTCTTTGAAGAAATCGTGGACTTGCAAGGAGATTCTCTCTGCCACGGTTGCATCCTCGCAAATTGGTTTCGGGGCCGTGTTTATCGTTTTGGACAAATCTTGCACGATAAACTTCATGTTCTTCCACTTTTTTGCCAGTTCTACAGCCACGAAGCCGTGGCTGCCACCGACATCAACGAGTATGCCCCCGCGCTCATTCACCTCGGAGAGGTCATAGTTATCTACAAAATAGCTAATTTCATAACCCTCTCCGCTGGTGAAACTGAGCATCGCATTAGCAAAAcgcttggccttgattgGATCCTTACCAAGAGTCTCAAACATGGGCTCCTCTCCAACCGTGCTGAAAGCAAAGTTGAACCCCGTGTGAGTCAAAGAGGTTGCCTCAGGGTGAGATTTCAACGCTTGCATAACATGACCAGCAGCAGGGAAAATATCTTCTGAATTGAAGCCAATCCAGGCTTGAAGCGAGGCGTCCTGTGCTAGGAGACGCGAGTTTGCAGTATGGGCAATGAGGCCTGGAGATGGCTCGCAGAATATATTGTTCGTCATCGCATGCCGCAAAGCACGAGCAAGGTTGATAGGCTCCAACGGAGTCTTGGATTGAAGTTCAGTTAGTTTGATGGGAGCGTCTAGTGGAACGAGTTTGGCTGCGCCATAATTAGTCAGGTCAAGAATCAAGGTTCACTCTGTCGTACCAATTTGATAGCTATTAATTAGCTGCAGGCTCAAGGTGTCCAAGTACTGCCAAGTCAAGTTAGCACAGGAGCGAAATCGGAACAGGAGTAGAACTTACGCTCCAAACATCATATCTGACGCTTTCTCGAGGACCCCTGACGAGGTTTGTAAGCTCTTTAGTAGCGAAAACAATCTTTTGACGGCTCTTTTGTATCTCATCGGGCAACAGGGGGAAATCGTCTGGTCCATCAACGCTGAGACTTGGCTGAGCTATACCATTCGCCTTGAGGTACGTTTGCAGCTTCTCGGTTTCAACGCGGATGGTTTCTGCCAGCACAAGCATTCGAGAGTCGGTAGATTCTACTTCTGTGACTTcattctgctcttcttccttcttttgtaAAGACTCGTCTTTCGACCTTACAGGAGAAAGCCCAGGAAAAGATCGCCGACTGAGTCTCTTTTTGTCGACATCCGTGCTGGTTGTAGACCCGCTGCGCTCGGAGGATAGCCACGATGGGACTCTAAGCTTTGCCATCATGTGTTAAATGGACAGCTAAAAGATGCAAAATTAGAAAACGGGAGGAGCTCCAGCATGGAACAAAAGGAAAGAACAGAGATGTCTGAGTGGAAATGATCAGGGGGTAACAGCAAGAAGAGTAATGGTCAGCATAGCCAGCTCCGTTTGCCAGACGCTTGGCAATGAGGGATCATGGCCAACATTGAAACCAAGTAAACAGCCCAAGGCCTGTAcccacaaaacaaaaagttcAGACTATCACTCTTCCCATTCTGCAAACTTGCAAGAAAGGTCACCACCAGGTGGTCACAATCCACAGCATATAGAAAACAATCCACTTAGTTATCTTCCTAAGCGCTGATGGTCTTGCTGCTCTCTTGAGAATCGAAAATCATACTTAAGCAACCAAAGAGGCCGAAGTCCCGAGCTGCATTCGCCATATGAGCTGCTTGTCTATGCTTTCCGATCGTGCATATTAGACATATCATCTGTCTCATAGACGTGTCTAGGAAGCAAGTTCGAcaatggagaagaaacgGAGTCTCATGAAGCGAGTGCACAGCTGAGGACTTCCCTACGCCTCCAGGTCTCACAATCAGGTGACAATATTGACATAGTTGATGCCTCATACAGCTCTGGCCACGCACAAGAGAGCATGTCCGTGATTTGGCGGTTtcatttcctttcttctccctcataTGTAGAGAGGTCAGGATCGTCCTGGTTGAGCTGGCATGCCCACTTGAGCATTCACGCAATGGCCTCGACAATTAACAGACAAAAAGAGATGTTTCCAAGAAAGAAACTTCGAGCAGATAAGATATCATGTAAAAGGAAACGAGTAATTGCACATACAATAAGGCAAAATCTGCCTGAGGCTGCTTTCGCAGACAATGTGACCAGAAGTGGAAAGAGCTCGGTGAGGACCCTCTCGTGTAAGGGAAGCAGCGATATGATGTGTCGTATCCTACCGACTTCCGTTTCGAGTGTCTTTAAGCGCCGaacttttcttctgctttaCTTCTACTCGCACCAGTCaaagttttcttttcaactGTTCGCTgttgtcgatgctgctgtcgtTGATTTCATAACAAGCGCACTGTTGTCAGTTGAGAAACGCAGATTGAACAACTAGTTACGGCCGCAGTGggaaagaaataaagagaggggggagcagaggagaaagaagaagtagaggCCAGTGTACCGTTTTCAAGACACGGAGACTCACAGCAATTAAACTAACTCCGATCCCAGAAGgcacagctgcagctgtttgCATTGATACGatactacgagtacgagcaCCAACATATTCCGCCCCTGTGGCCGACACTCTCCGCATCTACGCCGCAGTCCAGCAAGCCTGGGTCGATCGATGCAGGAGCCGGAGGCTAACAGAACCCTTGTCAGGTATGGACCGTATGGTGTTCCAATCCGCGATCCCCGACAGCCTAGAGCGGCATCAGTCTCCAGAATTACGGAGCATCCAATCCCAAGAGGTGGTGCTCTGAGGATGCATTCGGGTACCAAATACCCGTTTCCAATGCCAGTCATTGTCTCGTGCAGAACCCGGGTAGATAGCTAATCGCCGTCAGCGAGATCAGATCACGACCCTGGAGGAAAATATATTCCGAGGTTACCGTTTCGAGCAACGCCAGAGTCAACGACAAGACCACAATCTTCAGACTATTACAAATTATAGCTGTTGGAGATGTATTGGTCCCGGCTATGGCAGGGGTAGACTGCGAGTATCGTGCAACGAGTTCTGCACTACTCAAGCTAAGGCAGCATAAGTTGAAACCATGATGGCTTGGAGCCAACAGTGCGGTTGTTGGatatccagctcctcttctctccacaAATTGACTCCCCATCGTGCCCTTTCTTCCAAGCTGATACGTTCTTACATTAGCCGCAAACATTAAGGCGCGGACCGCATGCCACCCCCGGCAAGCTTGTACGTCGGCCATCTCCTGTATCACCTGGCAAAGATGGAGTTGTGCCACTACGATTAATGATCTGTCCCCAGCTTCTCGTAAACTGGCAGGAGAACGGCAAACAGCTCCGTCAGGGTCCTCCACTATCGGGATTCTCTGAGCTAGCGTGATATTCGGCGTCTTGGACTGACCACATGTCACTTTTCGGGATCCAGCAGGCCAGCCGTCTCCTGCCGCTTTTTCAGCTTTCGCTCAGCCCTTGCGTCCGCAAACTTGGCCGTCTTGCTTGTGATATCGCCGGGAAACCCTGGTCAGAACGCCACCGGGAGCTGGTCCCCAGCGCCACTGCCCAAGCGGGAAGTGCTGTAGGCAGGTGAAGCCATTTGTGAGACTGTTTGCTGTCACTACCGCCTCCTGATATGGGGGAAAGTGTTGTACACAGCACTCCCAGAGCGGCCAGACGTGCAGCTCCATATTGCGACGGACGCTAAAAACTGCGGCCGAGACGCCGTGTTGGCcgcaaaaagcaaaggtcTCGGACGTTCCTCTTTGGTAGTCGACGAGAGGTGCAAGTGGATCACGAGCGGGTGATCTCGTTGGCCAATTCGTATATCACGGCTGCGCTTAGTGGTGGCTCTCCCTCCAGCCATCATCCCTGACTTCATGCTGTATCAGACTGAACCACATTTCACCGCTTAGTTGCAGAGCtgtcatttttttttttttttttttttttttgttttccagtGAGTTCCTTTGTGCAGAGTATGTTCATTGTTGTTCCTCACCGTGCCACCTATGGATCAATAAAACAAAGCAGAGAGTGGCACACAGAGCACAACTTATGTGTATTGTCATATTGTAATTAAACCTTTTAAACCTTTCCACCTAGTTGTTCATAAGAACGGCTTGAACCGAACTTTTAATGAACTCCATCATATCAAAGAAGAATATGTAATTAACTATCATAGTAGTGGGGTAGTACAGGCACTTCCAAATACTAATCCAAGACATATACTGTCTTGCTTTGGCAAATCCAAGACAAATGATGATCTACTGTACACCGCATTACGTCCTCTGCCCGTAAATGACATGGAACGGCATGTACATGAGCTGGGAGTTGTCAAAGTAGGCCCGCCGAACCTCGATCAGGAGTAACTCGACCTGTTCCCGGTTCCATCCCAGGCCCCGAGTCAACGGGCCCATGGCAATGGCCTGCAGCCCGTCCAGGAGAATGGTGCGCCAGTAGAGGCCGACCGTCTTGAGGACCTTGTTCTTGGGCCAAGTCCCGATGGGCACATGGAGCACGCGTTCCGTGACATTGTTGAAGCCTGCCTGGTGCATCGTGTCGGCTAGTCGTCCATCGGATACGGCATCCAGGTCGATGCCAAGGGCGGCCAGGCCGTCCGTCACATGCTTCCAAAAGCGGGCGACGGGGTGGTCTGGGGCCAATTCTCCGTTTCCGCCAGGAAGGGCGCTTCTGGGGGTGTGGTGGATTTCTTGGAGCTCGATCCAGCCGCCGATCTTGAGATGCCTGATGGTGGTATGTCGGTCAGTAGATGTAGCTCATCATGGTGGGAGAGTGGGGGGTTAAGATTTACTCTATGGCTCTTCGGAAGAGCCTCATCCAATCTCGGATAGCCATGACGGTGTGTCTTGAGTGGATATAGTCGAAATGGTTACGAGAATGCAGCCACGGCGATTCCACGTCGTCTATCATGAAACGAACGTTGGGCGGGAGCCAATCCGGCTGGATAGGCGAAAGGTCGATCCCCAGGATGTGGGCACTGGGGAATCGGTCTCCCACTAGATAGTTGATCGAGTGTTAATGTAATTCGTAGAGCAAAAGTGGTGAAGGCGGCTACTTACTCTCAATCGTCCAAATGCCTGTGCCCGTTCCTATGTCAAGAATCTCTTGCGGATTGGCGCCAATGGGGGCAAAGTGCAATTTCTGATTGCACAGAAGTTTGACCATGGCATGCTTCATGTCTTCCCTCTCCTGCTCAATGTCTTCATTGGGGAAGTTATAGCTGCCCTCACGGAATCGATGATAGCGGCGGCCATTCTCAAACATGTAATCGCGGACCGAGGACATGGCAGATGTGCTCGCTGAGCTGGCACTGTCGCTGTCATAGCCGGCATCAGACGATGTGTCGTCAGCTCCGCCATCTGTGCTCTCTGCACCATCAGCGATGATGGACTCCTCGGCTTCCtcaagagcttgaagagataACTGCTCTTGTTCGGAAGTGGACAGCTCCGGGAATATAGAGACGCCATTTGGATGGACTAAAGGAGCTATTATGGACTCTGGCCTAGCAGCACGTTCCAATGGGGGTACTTCTCCATTAGCTGGCTGTTCCTCATTTTTCTTGGTGAGATTGAGTGGCGGTATGATGATCTCGCCGTGTGCATCTTGGTATGTTTGCCCATGCGAGTTGTCTGTCAGCTCTTGCTCAGTGTCGTGTAGTTGCATGGGCGGCAGTTTATATTCAAGCTGATTATTGACTTGTAAATGAGCATGATACTGAGATTCATATTCGCCATTTAAAGCACCATCAGTGCTGTTGCTAATGGTGGTAGAGCTGACTCTTGGAGAGCTGGTCGAGTGGCTACCAGTACTCGTCGTGCCATTGCTGGTCCAGGAGTCTGGTGTTTTATGAGACGGAGCTTCCAAGATATCTTGCAAATACCGATCCATGGCGAAATGAGATGAGGCGGAAGTGTATTTCATAGCTAACCCGatgtgaaagagaaagaagaagaccaatAAATGAGCGGCTGGAGTCGCTCGAAGAAATATGAGTGTCGCTAAGCGGTGGAATCAGGTCACGGACGGTACGCCAGAGTATGTATTTATCTCCCGACTGGCAGACACAGTGCTCGTTGGGCAAAATACGTATCTTGTCTTCATTCGGGAG of the Trichoderma breve strain T069 chromosome 4, whole genome shotgun sequence genome contains:
- a CDS encoding o-methyltransferase domain-containing protein, producing MAKLRVPSWLSSERSGSTTSTDVDKKRLSRRSFPGLSPVRSKDESLQKKEEEQNEVTEVESTDSRMLVLAETIRVETEKLQTYLKANGIAQPSLSVDGPDDFPLLPDEIQKSRQKIVFATKELTNLVRGPRESVRYDVWSYLDTLSLQLINSYQIAKLVPLDAPIKLTELQSKTPLEPINLARALRHAMTNNIFCEPSPGLIAHTANSRLLAQDASLQAWIGFNSEDIFPAAGHVMQALKSHPEATSLTHTGFNFAFSTVGEEPMFETLGKDPIKAKRFANAMLSFTSGEGYEISYFVDNYDLSEVNERGGILVDVGGSHGFVAVELAKKWKNMKFIVQDLSKTINTAPKPICEDATVAERISLQVHDFFKEQPVKGADIYYFRWIFHNYSNPYAVSILKNLIPALKPGARVIINDYCIRGPGSENPWDEKLLRSMDMIMGTLLNAQEREEREFCELFKAADPRFQFKGVHRVENCKMSVIEAVWDEQGTEAQVEEGEEQSV
- a CDS encoding methyltransferase domain-containing protein, giving the protein MDRYLQDILEAPSHKTPDSWTSNGTTSTGSHSTSSPRVSSTTISNSTDGALNGEYESQYHAHLQVNNQLEYKLPPMQLHDTEQELTDNSHGQTYQDAHGEIIIPPLNLTKKNEEQPANGEVPPLERAARPESIIAPLVHPNGVSIFPELSTSEQEQLSLQALEEAEESIIADGAESTDGGADDTSSDAGYDSDSASSASTSAMSSVRDYMFENGRRYHRFREGSYNFPNEDIEQEREDMKHAMVKLLCNQKLHFAPIGANPQEILDIGTGTGIWTIEMGDRFPSAHILGIDLSPIQPDWLPPNVRFMIDDVESPWLHSRNHFDYIHSRHTVMAIRDWMRLFRRAIEHLKIGGWIELQEIHHTPRSALPGGNGELAPDHPVARFWKHVTDGLAALGIDLDAVSDGRLADTMHQAGFNNVTERVLHVPIGTWPKNKVLKTVGLYWRTILLDGLQAIAMGPLTRGLGWNREQVELLLIEVRRAYFDNSQLMYMPFHVIYGQRT